The segment TTACATTAAAGGTTATACACCTAAGAAATAATAGTGAAGTTGAACTAATGAAAAATGCTTTCACAAGGGCAATGTCAGAATTTCAGAAAGAATTTAGCAAAAACCAAATACAACTTGACTTTCAAGGCGTCGGAGAATTTTCTGAACAAATTTTATATGCCAAATTAAATAATGAGAAGGAATTCAAAGCGCGCTTAAGTCCcgttttagaaaaattaatgaaGAAGTCAGTAAAAGCGGTATACAACTCGCAAACCAGGAATGTTGGAAGCCTCACTTGACATTAGTAAACATAAGAAGAGTCTCCAGGCT is part of the Artemia franciscana chromosome 1, ASM3288406v1, whole genome shotgun sequence genome and harbors:
- the LOC136033282 gene encoding uncharacterized protein LOC136033282; translation: MNNLPPNYFFAIQVKSAQIKAKASEMQNHLIENDPSLSQALIEHSTFHVTLKVIHLRNNSEVELMKNAFTRAMSEFQKEFSKNQIQLDFQGVGEFSEQILYAKLNNEKEFKARLSPVLEKLMKKSVKAVYNSQTRNVGSLT